The Acidimicrobiales bacterium genomic sequence GTCCTCGTCCACCGGGTTGCGCTCGGGGATGCCGTACACCGCGCTGGTCGAGGTGGACACCACCTTGGACACCCCGGCGTCGCGGGCGGCGACGAGCAGGGTCGCCGTCCCGACCACGTTGACGCTCCAGAACAGGTGGCGGTCCTTGGCCAGGGGCACCTGGGCCACGTTGTGGAAGGCCACGTCCACGTCCTGGCAGGCGGCCCGGACGGCCTCGGCGTCGCGGATGTCGGCCTCGACCACCTCGACGCCGTCGGGCACCTGGTCGGGCACCATCACGTCCAGGATCCGGACCTGGTCGCCCCGGGCCCGCAGCCGCTCGACCAGCATGGTGCCGAAGAAGCCGCTCCCGCCGGTGACCAGGCTGCGCCGCCCGCTGGCGGTGGGCCCGCTCACAGGGCGATCCCGTGGTCGAGGCACCAGCGGATGCTGGCCCGCATGCCGTCGAGGAGCGAGGTGGACGGGTCGTAGCCCAGCTCGGTGCAGGCCCGGGTGACGTCCACCGCGATCTCGTCCTTCATCTCGCCCAGCACGTGGAAGGGCTGGAGGTAGCGGCCCCGGGCCTGGGCGGCCCGGTCGAGGCGCTCGGCCACCACGCCGGCCAGCCGGGGGATGCGCACCTGGCGCTCGGCCACCGTGATGCCCTCGGCCTCCAGGGCCTCCTTCACCGTGGCGTACACGTCGGCCACCCGGTAGGGCTCGGCATCGGCGATCCAGTAGTCGCGCCCGGCGGCGGCGGCCACCGACTCGGCCAGCAGCACCCCTTGGACCAGGTGGCCGGTGTAGACCATCGAGCGCCGGTTGCTCCCGTCGCCGACGAGGGGGAACAGCCCCTTGCGCAGGCCGGTGAAGAACCGGGCCTGGCGCTCCGGCTGCCACGGCCCGTAGAACCACGGGGCCCGGAGGATCACCGTCTCCACGTCGCCCCGCTCCTGCGCCCGGGTGAC encodes the following:
- a CDS encoding NAD-dependent epimerase/dehydratase family protein, giving the protein MTEPSPAPAAPRPEPAPDLVVTGAAGWLGQNLLRATLPDRARIRALAHDDDQAAVLAVLDPSVEPVVGDVRDPVALERLFEGLTAPTVVHTAAVIHPEGGTRAFFDVNVGGTELVLDAARRAGAGRLVHISSTSPFGANPRPGESFTEDSPRDPFLGYGRSKHEAEQLVTRAQERGDVETVILRAPWFYGPWQPERQARFFTGLRKGLFPLVGDGSNRRSMVYTGHLVQGVLLAESVAAAAGRDYWIADAEPYRVADVYATVKEALEAEGITVAERQVRIPRLAGVVAERLDRAAQARGRYLQPFHVLGEMKDEIAVDVTRACTELGYDPSTSLLDGMRASIRWCLDHGIAL